The following coding sequences lie in one Cotesia glomerata isolate CgM1 linkage group LG5, MPM_Cglom_v2.3, whole genome shotgun sequence genomic window:
- the LOC123264640 gene encoding COP9 signalosome complex subunit 5 — MASTSPTDQSTIAQKTWEMSNNVEMISTMDEIYRYDRQEQQDILAAKPWDKDPHFFKDIKISALALLKMVMHARSGGTLEVMGLLLGKVTANTMIVMDSFALPVEGTETRVNAQAQAYEYMTAYIENAKLVGRQENAIGWYHSHPGYGCWLSGIDVSTQMLNQNFQEPFVAIVIDPVRTISAGKVCLGAFRTYPKGYKPANEEPSEYQTIPLNKIEDFGVHCKQYYSLEVTYFKSSLDRRLLDSLWNKYWVNTLSSSSLLTNADYTTGQIFDLSDKLEQSEVALGRGGFMSGADSHDRRTEDKLVKATRDSCKTTIEVIHGLMAQIIKDKLFNQVSTKSIESQ; from the exons atgGCCAGTACATCGCCGACTGATCAGTCAACGATCGCTCAAAAAACATGGGAAATGTCAAATAACGTTGAAATGATCAGTACTATGGACGAAATATATCGTTACGATCGTCAAGAACAACAAGACATTTTAGCTGCCAAACCTTGGGACAAAGA tccacattttttcaaagatatcAAGATATCAGCATTGGCTTTATTAAAAATGGTTATGCATGCACGATCAGGAGGAACACTCGAAGTTATGGGTCTTCTTCTAGGAAAAGTAACAGCAAATACGATGATAGTAATGGACTCTTTTGCTCTGCCAGTCGAAGGAACTGAAACACGTGTCAATGCTCAAGCTCAAGCCTATGAATATATGACTGCTTACATTGAAAATGCGAAACTTGTTGGGCGACAAGAGAATGCCATTGGATGGTACCACAGTCATCCGGGATACGGTTGTTGGTTATCAGGAATAGATGTTTCAACACAAATGTTGAACCAAAATTTCCAAGAACCTTTTGTGGCCATCGTTATCGATCCAGTGAGAACGATATCCGCTGGTAAAGTTTGTTTGGGAGCATTTAGAACTTATCCAAAAGGCTACAAGCCAGCTAATGAAGAACCATCAGAGTATCAAACAATTCcattgaataaaattgaagattttggCGTTCACTGCAAACAATATTATTCATTGGAAGTTACTTATTTCAAATCATCACTCGATCGGCGTTTACTTGATTCACTTTGGAATAAATACTGGGTCAATACATTGAGTTCCTCAAGTTTACTTACAAATGCTGACTACACAACCGGACAAATATTTGATTTATCCGACAAGCTTGAACAGTCTGAAGTTGCTCTAGGACGCGGTGGATTTATGAGCGGTGCTGATTCTCATGATCGTCGTACTGAAGATAAACTTGTTAAAGCTACAAGAGACAGCTGCAAAACAACAATTGAAGTTATCCATGGCTTAATGGCgcaaataattaaagataaactATTCAACCAAGTAAGTACCAAATCCATTGAGTCACAatga